Proteins from a single region of Hermetia illucens chromosome 3, iHerIll2.2.curated.20191125, whole genome shotgun sequence:
- the LOC119652811 gene encoding uncharacterized protein LOC119652811, whose product MVVSSSLVALLISVVTISFPAVVAADSSEEVTYPICAVKCAVTGSPVCGERDGDYKLFINGCAKMSHYCNTGETWEETDITKCVAAGCPISCSKYDDDICATNGSVYKHFSNQCDYLRFVCKKPKEAWTRVTECHP is encoded by the exons ATGGTTGTCAGTTCGTCGCTTGTAGCCCTTCTTATTTCTG tggtTACTATCTCCTTTCCTGCAGTAGTTGCAGCTGATTCCTCAGAGGAAGTAACTTATCCAATCTGTGCTGTGAAATGTGCTGTAACTGGTTCGCCAGTCTGTGGTGAACGAGATGGCGattataaattatttataaatggATGTGCAAAGATGAGTCATTACTGCAATACTGGGGAAA CGTGGGAAGAGACTGATATCACTAAGTGTGTTGCCGCTGGGTGCCCGATTTCTTGTTCGAAATATGATGACGACATATGTGCAACGAATGGATCCGTATATAAGCATTTCTCTAATCAATGTGACTATCTTCGATTTGTGTGCAAGAAGCCCAAAGAAG CATGGACTCGTGTCACAGAATGCCATCCCTAG
- the LOC119652810 gene encoding uncharacterized protein LOC119652810 — MMILSSFFLSFLVILASAAKRLDLQPSLSTFPICAVRCAQVGSPVCAERNGVYKLFSTGCSKLSYYCNTGEEWKSVDMEYCYNNNIFPIVCTIQRKQYPVCAVNTSGGYRRFNNECQFLNYACVNYDQEWDRQMDCPEMVDVVQV; from the exons ATGATGATATTAAGCTCGTTTTTCTTGTCTTTTCTTG taatattaGCATCTGCTGCCAAAAGACTTGATTTGCAACCATCTTTATCAACTTTTCCCATTTGTGCGGTCAGATGTGCTCAGGTTGGATCACCAGTCTGCGCCGAACGCAATGGcgtttacaaattattttcaactGGCTGCTCAAAATTGAGTTATTATTGTAACACTGGTGAAG AGTGGAAAAGTGTTGATATGGAATACTGTTATAACAACAATATTTTCCCAATAGTTTGTACAATCCAACGAAAACAATATCCTGTGTGTGCCGTCAATACGTCAGGGGGATATAGACGATTTAATAATGAGTGCCAATTTCTAAATTATGCATGTGTTAACTACGATCAAG AATGGGATCGACAAATGGATTGCCCCGAAATGGTAGATGTAGTACAAGTATAG